A DNA window from Tenuifilaceae bacterium CYCD contains the following coding sequences:
- a CDS encoding oxaloacetate decarboxylase gives MTQQQVERVLPYFKEAGFYAMEVWGGAVPDSVMRYLNEDPWVRLESIKAAIGDSSKLTALSRGRNLFGYNPYPEEVIEGFNRNAVKSGISIMRIFDALNDTDNIRSTVKYVKENGGLADCTVCYTVDPRFSAKDRIKAKFSGKFLPKRIFTEKYYIQKAKELEGMGADMITLKDMAGLVTPEEAARIISALKSEVKVPIDFHTHCTPGYGLASTLVAIIKGVDIVDTAIWNFAGGPAAPAFELIQIFCDKLGIETGINLNAVNSINLELKQIRAELKSLDTYELPSEFSITNFTLPARIDNLFEKAILFAQAGKYSALLEACQEIERYFNFPAPDENVKHAEIPGGMYTNMLAQLKQLKLEQLLPRVLEIIPSVRLDAGCPPLVTPTSQIVGAQAVNCAIDESKGAPFYSNKSIQYVNLVKGVYGKTPQPVDPEFRMKIAGVREETPYNTANYKRQPNPMFPEYGDNIKLAETEKEELLLELFPQVAEKYLHDKVLAKHEANRQKRIEAERQAVLAEKRKYESMTEQEKLQRLLDGLENYFC, from the coding sequence ATGACCCAGCAGCAGGTAGAGAGGGTTTTACCATATTTTAAGGAGGCTGGCTTTTATGCCATGGAGGTTTGGGGAGGGGCTGTCCCCGATTCCGTTATGCGATACCTGAACGAAGATCCATGGGTACGTTTGGAAAGTATAAAGGCTGCTATTGGCGATTCATCAAAACTTACAGCGCTATCGCGTGGCCGAAACCTGTTTGGTTATAACCCTTATCCAGAAGAGGTAATTGAGGGGTTCAATAGAAATGCTGTAAAATCGGGCATATCGATAATGAGAATCTTCGATGCCCTTAACGATACCGATAATATTCGTAGTACCGTTAAGTATGTTAAGGAAAATGGTGGTCTGGCCGATTGTACCGTTTGCTACACCGTCGATCCTCGTTTTTCGGCAAAGGATCGTATCAAGGCTAAATTTAGCGGCAAATTTTTGCCAAAACGCATTTTCACCGAGAAGTACTATATTCAAAAGGCCAAGGAACTTGAAGGAATGGGGGCCGATATGATTACCCTGAAGGATATGGCTGGTTTGGTTACTCCCGAGGAGGCTGCTAGAATTATATCGGCGTTGAAGAGTGAGGTTAAAGTTCCTATCGATTTCCATACTCACTGTACACCGGGCTATGGACTTGCATCAACATTGGTGGCAATTATTAAAGGTGTAGATATTGTTGATACCGCTATCTGGAATTTTGCTGGGGGCCCTGCTGCACCTGCGTTTGAACTGATTCAGATTTTCTGCGATAAACTGGGAATCGAAACTGGCATAAATCTCAATGCGGTTAATTCAATAAATTTAGAGCTAAAGCAAATTAGGGCTGAGTTAAAGAGCCTCGATACCTATGAGCTACCATCGGAGTTTAGCATTACCAACTTTACGCTGCCTGCTCGTATTGATAATCTATTCGAAAAGGCAATTCTATTTGCGCAGGCCGGAAAGTATAGCGCATTGCTTGAGGCCTGCCAGGAGATAGAGCGGTACTTCAACTTCCCTGCTCCCGATGAGAATGTTAAGCATGCCGAGATCCCTGGTGGTATGTACACCAATATGCTTGCCCAGCTAAAACAGTTAAAACTGGAGCAACTACTACCTAGAGTTCTTGAAATAATCCCATCGGTACGTTTGGATGCAGGTTGTCCTCCGCTGGTAACACCAACAAGTCAGATTGTGGGTGCACAGGCAGTTAACTGCGCAATTGATGAGAGTAAAGGTGCACCATTCTACAGCAATAAATCAATTCAGTACGTGAATTTGGTTAAGGGAGTGTATGGTAAAACACCTCAGCCTGTTGATCCTGAGTTTAGGATGAAAATAGCAGGAGTACGGGAGGAGACCCCATACAATACTGCAAACTATAAACGCCAGCCTAACCCAATGTTTCCAGAGTACGGAGATAATATAAAGTTGGCCGAAACCGAGAAGGAAGAGTTATTACTTGAGTTATTCCCTCAGGTTGCTGAGAAATACCTGCATGATAAGGTTCTTGCAAAGCACGAGGCTAATAGACAAAAACGTATAGAGGCAGAACGTCAGGCTGTTTTGGCAGAAAAGCGTAAGTACGAGTCCATGACCGAACAGGAGAAGCTCCAGCGTTTACTGGATGGACTAGAAAACTATTTTTGCTAG
- the phoE gene encoding putative phosphatase PhoE yields MAEIFVVRHGETVENSQRICQGQTEGTLTSNGIAQAEAVAKQLSQYKLQAIYTSPLKRARITAEIVQKYQSEAPISELKHLMERGMGEMEGKKFPDNFDYTAPIKDAEPLADMFNRVVESLKFIAQSHPNQQVAIVTHGITIRMIKYYIQNIPLDKLNEIELQGNGTYFRIAI; encoded by the coding sequence ATGGCTGAGATTTTTGTAGTTAGACACGGCGAAACGGTTGAAAATAGCCAACGAATTTGTCAGGGACAAACTGAGGGAACTTTAACCAGCAATGGAATAGCGCAAGCCGAGGCTGTTGCCAAGCAACTATCGCAATATAAACTACAAGCAATCTATACAAGTCCCCTTAAAAGGGCCCGCATTACTGCGGAAATAGTACAAAAGTATCAATCCGAAGCACCAATATCTGAGCTAAAGCATTTAATGGAACGTGGTATGGGCGAAATGGAGGGCAAAAAATTCCCCGATAATTTCGATTACACCGCACCAATTAAGGATGCAGAACCACTTGCCGATATGTTTAACAGAGTGGTTGAAAGTTTAAAGTTTATCGCCCAAAGTCATCCAAACCAGCAGGTTGCAATTGTAACGCACGGTATCACCATTAGAATGATTAAGTACTATATTCAGAATATTCCTTTGGATAAACTCAACGAAATTGAGTTGCAGGGGAATGGGACTTACTTTAGGATAGCAATTTAG
- a CDS encoding radical SAM/SPASM domain-containing protein, which yields MKFSSYNYFIEYDSNYLGINMISEAMFCLNQVNYNKLMDCNNDPNVLELNEPIFFSLCNKLGLIIEDDVDELLIIKAKYHLNIYNDNIYRLTINPTLDCNFNCWYCYETHLNDKMEVKTIDNIIKHVKYIVENKRIKMFQLDWFGGEPLLYFDEIVYPISLEVLKICYENNVSFSNTITTNGFLINDSMIEKFDAIKLLTFQITFDGSKENHDRVRKTRDGKGSYDVIALNINRLCEKLNNVNICLRINYQNSYLCNLNKVVDSFPLENRSKIEIFLQQIWQMEKCEKAEDLTEIRNMFETSGFKRKTSNQYFKGYRCYADKFNQAVINTNGAVFKCTARDFYKEKPDGVLLEDGQIDWNFNKISKRYGQSPFEAIMCVDCKFLPLCLGACSQKMVDYGLEGLTKKYCLEEGIKIALNERLIEFYSNIMKEI from the coding sequence ATGAAGTTCAGTAGTTATAATTATTTTATAGAATATGACAGTAATTATTTAGGGATAAATATGATATCTGAGGCAATGTTCTGTTTAAATCAAGTTAATTACAATAAGTTGATGGATTGTAATAATGATCCTAATGTTTTAGAATTAAATGAACCAATTTTTTTTTCCCTTTGTAATAAACTCGGATTAATTATTGAGGATGATGTAGATGAATTACTCATTATTAAGGCTAAATACCATCTTAATATATACAATGATAATATTTATAGGCTTACCATTAATCCAACATTAGATTGTAATTTTAATTGTTGGTACTGTTATGAGACACATTTAAATGATAAAATGGAGGTTAAAACAATAGATAATATTATTAAACATGTAAAATATATTGTTGAAAATAAAAGAATAAAAATGTTTCAATTAGATTGGTTTGGAGGAGAACCATTACTTTATTTTGATGAGATAGTCTATCCTATATCATTAGAGGTGTTAAAAATATGTTATGAAAATAATGTTTCGTTTTCAAATACAATTACAACAAATGGATTTCTAATTAATGATTCTATGATTGAGAAATTTGATGCAATAAAATTATTGACATTTCAAATTACATTTGATGGTTCTAAAGAAAATCACGATAGAGTAAGAAAAACTAGAGATGGGAAAGGTTCTTATGATGTTATTGCATTAAATATTAATAGACTTTGTGAAAAACTAAATAATGTCAATATTTGTTTACGAATAAATTATCAAAACTCATATTTGTGCAACCTTAATAAGGTTGTTGATTCATTCCCATTGGAAAATCGTTCTAAAATAGAAATATTTTTACAACAGATTTGGCAAATGGAAAAATGCGAAAAGGCTGAAGACTTAACGGAAATAAGAAATATGTTCGAAACGTCTGGTTTTAAGAGAAAGACTTCTAATCAATATTTTAAGGGTTATCGTTGTTATGCTGATAAATTTAATCAAGCAGTTATTAATACTAATGGTGCTGTTTTTAAATGTACTGCAAGGGATTTTTATAAAGAAAAACCTGATGGAGTTTTGCTAGAAGATGGTCAAATTGATTGGAACTTTAACAAAATAAGTAAACGTTATGGGCAATCTCCATTTGAAGCCATTATGTGTGTTGATTGTAAATTTTTGCCATTGTGCCTTGGTGCGTGTTCTCAAAAAATGGTTGATTACGGATTAGAGGGGCTTACAAAAAAATATTGTCTTGAAGAAGGCATAAAAATAGCTTTAAATGAAAGATTAATTGAGTTCTATTCAAATATTATGAAAGAAATATAG
- a CDS encoding QacE family quaternary ammonium compound efflux SMR transporter produces the protein MNWLILIIAGLFEVAFAFCLGKAKETTGTEMVLWYIGFAIAVTLSMVLLIKATQNIPIGTAYAVWTGIGAVGSVLVGILVFKEPATFLRLFFLTTLIASIVGLKAVSH, from the coding sequence ATGAATTGGCTTATATTGATTATTGCAGGTTTGTTCGAAGTTGCCTTTGCATTCTGCCTTGGGAAAGCAAAAGAAACCACTGGAACCGAAATGGTTCTTTGGTATATTGGCTTTGCAATAGCAGTAACCTTAAGTATGGTGCTGTTAATTAAGGCGACACAGAATATCCCAATAGGTACCGCTTATGCTGTTTGGACTGGTATTGGTGCGGTTGGTAGTGTATTGGTAGGAATTCTTGTTTTTAAGGAGCCAGCAACCTTTCTGCGGTTATTTTTTCTTACAACATTGATTGCGTCTATAGTTGGATTGAAGGCAGTATCTCATTAA
- a CDS encoding cob(I)yrinic acid a,c-diamide adenosyltransferase: MNMNGLVHVYTGNGKGKTTTAVGLAVRALGFGLKVCYASFHKNPDKYGYHEIAVLDKLGAKVLVFAKGHPHLDKTLDENEIRADVAKGIETLSELIKTEKFDLLIMDEILISVRDGYLEEAKLIEFIDNKPENLELVLTGRGATFAVIEKADYVSEICKIAHPFDKGINSREDIEF, encoded by the coding sequence ATGAATATGAATGGTTTGGTGCATGTTTACACCGGCAATGGAAAAGGAAAAACCACCACAGCTGTTGGGTTGGCAGTACGTGCATTGGGCTTTGGACTTAAGGTCTGCTACGCATCGTTCCATAAAAATCCCGACAAGTACGGCTACCACGAAATTGCTGTTCTCGATAAACTTGGCGCTAAAGTGTTGGTATTTGCTAAAGGGCATCCTCATCTCGATAAAACGCTAGATGAAAATGAGATTCGTGCAGATGTTGCAAAAGGAATAGAAACTCTTTCAGAACTGATTAAAACCGAAAAATTCGATTTGCTGATTATGGATGAGATTCTGATTTCGGTACGCGATGGCTACTTGGAGGAAGCCAAACTCATTGAGTTTATCGACAATAAACCCGAAAACCTCGAACTCGTCCTAACTGGTCGTGGTGCAACCTTTGCAGTGATTGAGAAGGCCGATTATGTGAGCGAAATTTGTAAAATTGCGCATCCATTCGATAAAGGCATAAACAGCCGAGAAGACATTGAATTTTAG
- the cobD gene encoding cobalamin biosynthesis protein CobD, which translates to MDYYTIINQPEKLIIPLVLGWIIDLIVGDPYWFPHPIRLFGNIIFFADKKINRNGFRKFKGFVVVLFLLMSTFAAFYGIIYLSSVSILAYYIVATILVYYGLANRCLIYEARKVDKELAENGLDAGRKRLSYIVGRETKALNENQIRTAVLETLSENLSDGVIAPMFYYAIGGVPLMLTYKMVNTLDSMIGYKNDKYRQFGWFAARTDDVLNFIPARITALLMVLVTFNYRGFVFVLKYGNKHASPNSGYPESALAGILNCRFGGPNTYHGVLVNKPFIGDNARAVTSKDINRACWINILVSVAFTLLFLGLILILKNL; encoded by the coding sequence ATGGATTACTACACAATCATAAATCAACCCGAAAAGTTAATTATACCATTGGTTTTAGGATGGATAATTGATTTAATTGTTGGCGACCCCTACTGGTTTCCTCATCCTATCAGGCTTTTTGGTAATATTATTTTCTTTGCAGATAAAAAAATCAACAGGAATGGATTCCGAAAATTTAAGGGATTTGTCGTTGTTTTGTTTTTGTTGATGTCCACCTTTGCTGCTTTCTATGGTATAATTTACTTATCGTCGGTTTCGATTTTAGCATACTATATTGTTGCAACTATTCTGGTATACTACGGCTTGGCCAACAGATGCCTGATTTACGAGGCTAGGAAAGTTGATAAGGAACTCGCTGAGAATGGACTAGATGCTGGCAGGAAAAGGCTCAGCTACATTGTTGGACGCGAAACCAAGGCGCTGAACGAAAACCAAATACGCACGGCAGTTCTAGAAACCTTATCGGAGAACCTGAGCGATGGAGTAATTGCTCCAATGTTTTACTACGCTATTGGCGGTGTACCGCTGATGTTAACCTACAAAATGGTAAACACGCTCGACTCAATGATTGGTTACAAGAACGATAAGTACCGCCAGTTTGGATGGTTTGCCGCCCGCACCGACGATGTGTTGAACTTCATTCCAGCCCGAATAACCGCATTGCTTATGGTTTTGGTAACATTCAACTACAGGGGTTTTGTTTTTGTGCTTAAGTATGGAAATAAGCACGCAAGCCCAAACTCAGGTTACCCTGAATCGGCGTTGGCAGGAATTCTGAACTGTAGGTTTGGTGGGCCAAATACATATCACGGGGTTTTGGTTAATAAACCCTTTATTGGCGATAATGCCCGAGCTGTTACATCAAAAGATATAAATAGGGCTTGTTGGATAAATATACTGGTAAGCGTGGCTTTTACGTTATTGTTTTTAGGATTGATTTTAATACTGAAAAATCTTTAA
- the yoeB gene encoding toxin YoeB codes for MMRITFSKNSWEEYTSWQTEDKQMLRKINELIKDIQRHPYEGLGKPEPLRYDLSGFWSRRIDREHRLVYQVIEQDILIYSCRYHYDK; via the coding sequence ATGATGAGAATTACATTTTCCAAGAATTCTTGGGAAGAGTACACATCGTGGCAAACCGAGGATAAACAAATGCTCAGGAAGATAAACGAGTTAATAAAGGATATCCAGAGACATCCATATGAAGGTTTAGGAAAACCAGAGCCTCTAAGATATGATTTATCGGGGTTTTGGTCAAGACGAATAGACCGAGAGCATCGCTTAGTTTACCAAGTTATAGAACAGGATATTCTGATTTACAGCTGCAGGTATCACTACGATAAATAA
- a CDS encoding threonine-phosphate decarboxylase, translating into MINGHGNDIHLYEGQIVADFSSNVVPYGMHPLLANFLSSQIIIARNYPEPDAVSLSKKIANFYGIPEESIVITNGSAEAFYLVAHLFSGCSSTIVVPSFAEYEDASRIHKQTQLFIDNVDFAKNSNFDTNLVWLGNPNNPDGKHFDADYIENLCKLNPNTYFIVDEAYTGLCSEDCSAINKVSNCENLILIRSLTKAFAIPGLRLGYIVASPTICEKVKSLKMPWSVNSIAIAAGSFIIDNYNLLVPNIEELLQLSRNLQRQLKTVEGIDVINSQTNYFLVKLHKGKSSDLKSFLISNYGLLVRDASNFRGLNSSYIRIAAQQESYNSILVKGIKQWITTQS; encoded by the coding sequence ATGATTAACGGACACGGAAACGATATTCATCTATACGAGGGGCAAATTGTGGCCGACTTCAGCTCCAATGTTGTTCCGTACGGAATGCATCCGTTGTTAGCCAATTTTCTGAGTTCGCAGATTATAATTGCCAGAAATTATCCCGAACCCGATGCCGTTTCGCTTTCAAAAAAGATAGCGAATTTCTATGGTATACCGGAGGAGTCTATTGTTATCACTAACGGCTCTGCCGAAGCATTTTACCTTGTTGCTCATCTTTTTAGCGGTTGCTCATCAACCATTGTAGTTCCTTCGTTTGCGGAGTACGAGGATGCATCACGGATTCACAAGCAGACGCAGTTATTTATTGATAATGTTGATTTTGCTAAAAATTCAAACTTCGATACAAACCTTGTTTGGCTAGGAAATCCGAACAATCCCGATGGAAAGCATTTCGATGCCGATTATATAGAAAATCTGTGTAAACTAAACCCTAACACCTATTTTATAGTAGATGAGGCCTATACAGGCCTATGCTCTGAGGATTGCTCTGCAATTAATAAAGTTTCAAACTGCGAAAATTTAATTCTAATCCGCTCATTAACAAAGGCATTTGCCATTCCAGGTTTGCGCTTGGGGTACATTGTTGCAAGTCCTACTATATGCGAAAAAGTAAAGTCGCTAAAAATGCCCTGGAGCGTTAACTCCATTGCCATTGCTGCTGGCTCGTTTATTATTGATAACTACAATCTGCTAGTGCCAAATATTGAGGAGTTGCTGCAACTCTCGAGGAATTTACAGCGCCAACTAAAAACGGTTGAAGGAATTGATGTCATTAACTCGCAAACGAATTACTTTTTGGTAAAATTGCACAAAGGAAAATCGTCCGATTTGAAATCATTCCTAATCAGCAATTATGGTTTATTGGTAAGGGATGCATCAAATTTTAGGGGATTAAACTCATCGTACATCCGTATTGCAGCGCAGCAGGAATCGTATAACTCAATACTGGTGAAGGGTATAAAACAATGGATTACTACACAATCATAA
- a CDS encoding ATP pyrophosphatase, with the protein MKAFVSWSGGKDCMLAMHTFRRDPHNEVVSLLNMCNEDGAKSRSHGVSADLIELQALCMNLPIEQEVIDENGYEFNFKKAAQKLIDRGATAGVFGDIYLIEHRVWIERVCNDLGILVIFPLWGKDTTLLLKEFVDLGYKTITVSVRENMLRASWLGREIDSQFIDDIIKLSNIDPCAENGEYHTFVYDGPSFISPVPIHKGKTYQQDNHYFMELLQNKTL; encoded by the coding sequence ATGAAAGCATTTGTTTCGTGGAGTGGCGGAAAAGATTGCATGCTAGCCATGCACACCTTTCGTAGAGATCCCCACAATGAAGTTGTATCGTTGCTGAATATGTGCAACGAGGATGGCGCAAAATCGCGTTCGCATGGCGTTTCTGCAGACTTGATAGAACTACAGGCACTTTGCATGAATTTACCCATTGAACAAGAGGTTATTGATGAAAATGGATATGAATTCAACTTCAAAAAAGCAGCCCAAAAATTAATTGACAGAGGTGCTACCGCTGGAGTATTTGGCGACATCTACCTAATAGAGCATCGGGTTTGGATTGAAAGAGTTTGCAACGACTTGGGAATTTTGGTGATATTTCCGCTTTGGGGAAAGGATACCACCTTGCTCCTGAAAGAATTTGTGGATTTAGGGTATAAAACCATAACCGTTTCGGTTAGGGAGAATATGCTTCGAGCATCGTGGTTGGGCAGAGAGATAGATAGCCAGTTTATTGACGACATAATAAAACTCTCCAATATAGATCCTTGTGCCGAGAATGGCGAGTACCATACATTTGTGTACGATGGCCCTTCCTTTATTTCGCCAGTTCCCATCCACAAAGGGAAAACATACCAGCAGGACAACCACTATTTCATGGAATTACTTCAAAATAAGACATTATAG
- a CDS encoding antitoxin — protein MAANFTEFRTGLKKFLDNVEKNNEILIIKRSSGKGTVMMSLDEYNSIMETLHLLSSKANADRLYESINQMKAGKVVRNKLIEE, from the coding sequence ATGGCGGCAAATTTCACGGAGTTCAGAACAGGATTGAAAAAATTCCTAGACAATGTTGAAAAAAATAACGAAATTCTAATAATAAAAAGAAGTAGTGGAAAGGGTACGGTAATGATGTCGTTGGATGAATACAACTCCATTATGGAAACCCTACATTTACTTAGTTCTAAAGCAAACGCAGACCGACTATATGAATCGATTAACCAAATGAAGGCTGGGAAAGTAGTTCGAAACAAACTAATTGAAGAATGA
- a CDS encoding hemin ABC transporter permease — MKKKYLSWIVFTIVLLVALIFAVLYSISTGEVNIALSDIPSILSKHDGAEYFILTNIRIPRVILAITVGGSLGLTGAILQGIYRNPLVEPYTLGISGGASLGVTLIVILGLYDANMYALPLAGFVGALLTIFLVYTLGMRKGNLDINRMLLIGVMISFVSSSIIMFLMSISSTEKLHSIIFWVMGSLDEPNTNLIKVTIATSVIGLIATYLFARPLNALQLGQEKALHLGINASVSIQVLFVVASLMAGVCVSVAGVIGFVGLIIPHLCRQLVGPDHRILLISSFLGGGLFLTISDLIARTVIAPNELPIGVITGIVGGTIFVVVLSSLKKKSKLG; from the coding sequence ATGAAGAAGAAATATCTGAGTTGGATAGTGTTCACCATAGTATTGCTAGTTGCTCTGATTTTTGCAGTACTTTACTCCATATCTACGGGCGAAGTTAACATTGCATTATCGGACATTCCATCTATCCTAAGCAAACACGATGGTGCTGAATACTTCATCCTCACCAACATTCGTATCCCCAGAGTAATTCTTGCCATTACGGTTGGAGGCTCACTGGGACTCACCGGGGCAATCCTACAAGGAATATACCGCAACCCACTAGTTGAGCCATACACACTTGGCATTTCGGGAGGTGCATCGTTGGGTGTAACCTTAATTGTGATACTCGGTTTATACGATGCCAATATGTACGCACTTCCTCTGGCTGGCTTTGTTGGAGCGCTATTAACCATATTCCTTGTTTACACATTAGGAATGCGAAAAGGGAATCTCGATATCAACAGAATGCTACTGATTGGAGTGATGATCAGCTTTGTTTCCTCATCAATCATAATGTTCCTAATGTCAATTTCCTCGACCGAAAAACTACATAGCATCATTTTTTGGGTAATGGGTTCGCTGGACGAGCCAAACACAAACCTAATTAAGGTAACCATTGCCACATCCGTCATAGGATTAATTGCGACATACCTTTTTGCTCGTCCGCTAAATGCGCTGCAGCTTGGACAAGAAAAAGCGCTTCACCTTGGAATAAACGCGTCGGTATCAATTCAAGTGCTGTTTGTTGTGGCATCGCTAATGGCTGGCGTTTGCGTTTCGGTTGCCGGGGTTATAGGTTTTGTTGGACTAATAATTCCCCATTTATGCCGACAACTAGTTGGCCCCGATCACAGGATACTCCTTATCAGTTCGTTTCTTGGAGGAGGTTTATTCCTAACAATAAGCGATTTAATAGCCCGTACCGTTATTGCACCTAACGAACTTCCAATTGGTGTTATTACAGGGATTGTTGGAGGAACAATTTTCGTGGTTGTATTGAGCAGTTTAAAGAAAAAATCAAAGTTGGGGTGA